CACATATATTACTTCACCCAAAATTTGGGTTCTAATTAGCCATTACTGTTGCAAATTATTTAAAATTGGTTATGTTTATCTAAAATAAATTAATGAGGCGTGTCATGATCGTCGGTGTTTGCAAAGAAACAGAGGCTCTTGAAAAGCGTGTTGCTCTTACTCCTGAGGGGACTGAAAAACTTTCTAAAATGGGGCTCACCATTTATATAGAAAGCGAGTCCGGATTGGCATCAAGCTATTCTGACCAACAGTATATCGATTCAGGTGCAGAGATTAAAAAACGGAATCAGATCTTATCAGAAACGGATCTGCTATTGGCCGTTCAGGCTCCTCTTGCTGAAGATCTTGAGAAAATGAAGAAGAATTCGGCCTTGATAGCATTTTTGTGGCCTCTGCAGCATAAGAAGTATGTTGATTTCCTTCTGAACGCCGATTTGACCGGAATGGCGATGGATACGATTCCCAGAATAAGCCGTGCCCAATCGATGGACGCTCTCTCATCTATGAGCAATATTGCAGGATATAAAGCAGCACTTCTCGGAGCTAATCACCTGGACAGATATCTACCCATGATGATGACCGCTGCCGGTACCATACCTCCCGCAAAAGTACTTGTACTGGGCGCCGGAGTTGCCGGTCTTCAGGCCATTGCAACTGCAAAACGGCTTGGAGCCGTAGTTGAAGCTTTCGACATACGTCCAGCTGTAAAAGAGCAGGTAGAGAGTTTAGGTGCTAAATTTGTAGAGGTACCGCTCGAGGAGGAGTCTGAAACCAAGGGTGGCTATGCTAAGGAGCTATCAGACCAAAACAAGGAGAAACAGCGTGAAGTAATCCACAAGCATGTGGCAAAATCTGATATTGTGATTACAACAGCGTTAATTCCCGGAAAACCGGCTCCTCAGCTGATTACCCGCCAAATGGTTGAAGATATGTCAGCAGGTTCTGTAATTATTGATATTGCTGCGGAGCAAGGCGGGAATTGTGAAGTGACTGAACCCGGGAAAACGATCCGACACAACGAAGTAATTGTAGACGGGCCCTTAAATCTGCCGAGCAGTCTTGCCCATCACGCAAGCAAACTCTACTCAAAAAATATACTGTCCCTGCTTGATCTGCTGATCAAAGATGGTCAACCGAATTTCAATTTTGATGATGAAATCATTGCAAATGCTACCGTAACCCATAACGGAGAACTCATCTCTCCATTTGTGAAGGAAAACATGAAATAAATCCAACGGCATCAAATTACAGCCGGTTCTGTTAAATAGAGCTGCCTGTACTCAAACTCATGACTTACTGCATAAAACTATGGAAGCTTTCATTTTCAACCTTTTTATCTTTGTGCTGGCCTCTTTTGTAGGATTTGAACTGATCACAAAAGTGCCTCCCACTCTTCACACTCCCCTCATGTCCGGCGCGAATGCCATTTCAGGAATTACCCTGATTGGTGCCCTGATTATTGCCGGCGGACCCGATTCTGTTTATGCGCAGTGGATTGGATTTGCCGCCATCATATTTGCTACAATTAATGTGGTTGGTGGATTTATGGTTACAGACAGAATGCTCGAGATGTTTAAGAAAAAGGAGGGTGAAAAATGAGCCAGTTCTTACCTGAAGCTTTTCATTCCTTTTTACCGAATCTGATACAAATTTTTTACCTCATTGCCACGGGATTCTTCATTGTAGGAATCAAACGTTTGGGCTCGCCCGCAACCGCTCGATCAGGAAATCAACTGGCATCACTCGGTATGCTGATTGGGGTTGTAGTTACACTTTTTGATCGCGAAATCATTGCCTTTGAGTTTATTATTGCAGGAATGGTTATTGGCGCGTTCATAGGAATATTTGCAGCCAAAAAAGTACAGATGACCGCCATGCCGGAAATGGTTGCCATATTCAATGGATTTGGCGGAGGTGCATCCGCACTGGTTGCCTGGGGTGAATTCACACGACTGGACCCTTCAATTTTTGATACTCAAGGATTGGTAACAACGGGCCTCAGTATACTGATTGGCTCTATTACGTTTACAGGTAGTTTTATCGCATTTGGAAAGCTGAAAGGATTTATTGGCGGGGGGAGAATTGCGCTACCCGGTCAGAATTATATTAACCTTCTTTTAACAGCAATTGCCTTAGGTTTGGTTGGATGGTTCGCTGTTGACCCCGAATATCAGCTTGTTTTTTGGTTACTCTTTGGCCTTGCACTGCTAATAGGTGTATTGACTGTACTGCCAATCGGAGGCGCAGATATGCCGGTTGTGATTTCACTGCTCAACTCTTATTCAGGAATTGCAGCCTCTATGGCTGGATTTGTACTCGGTAACAATCTACTGATCATTAGTGGCGCTTTAGTTGGAGCAGCCGGATTGATCCTTACAAATATCATGTGCAAAGCGATGAACCGCACACTGATAAATGTACTTTTCGGAGCTTTCGGTGGAGTATCCGATGCAGGTGATTCAGATGATGGAGATAAATCCTATCAGCAGACATTTGCTGACGATGTGGCAATTCAATGCAC
This portion of the Rhodohalobacter barkolensis genome encodes:
- a CDS encoding Re/Si-specific NAD(P)(+) transhydrogenase subunit alpha, yielding MIVGVCKETEALEKRVALTPEGTEKLSKMGLTIYIESESGLASSYSDQQYIDSGAEIKKRNQILSETDLLLAVQAPLAEDLEKMKKNSALIAFLWPLQHKKYVDFLLNADLTGMAMDTIPRISRAQSMDALSSMSNIAGYKAALLGANHLDRYLPMMMTAAGTIPPAKVLVLGAGVAGLQAIATAKRLGAVVEAFDIRPAVKEQVESLGAKFVEVPLEEESETKGGYAKELSDQNKEKQREVIHKHVAKSDIVITTALIPGKPAPQLITRQMVEDMSAGSVIIDIAAEQGGNCEVTEPGKTIRHNEVIVDGPLNLPSSLAHHASKLYSKNILSLLDLLIKDGQPNFNFDDEIIANATVTHNGELISPFVKENMK
- a CDS encoding NAD(P)(+) transhydrogenase (Re/Si-specific) subunit beta, encoding MSQFLPEAFHSFLPNLIQIFYLIATGFFIVGIKRLGSPATARSGNQLASLGMLIGVVVTLFDREIIAFEFIIAGMVIGAFIGIFAAKKVQMTAMPEMVAIFNGFGGGASALVAWGEFTRLDPSIFDTQGLVTTGLSILIGSITFTGSFIAFGKLKGFIGGGRIALPGQNYINLLLTAIALGLVGWFAVDPEYQLVFWLLFGLALLIGVLTVLPIGGADMPVVISLLNSYSGIAASMAGFVLGNNLLIISGALVGAAGLILTNIMCKAMNRTLINVLFGAFGGVSDAGDSDDGDKSYQQTFADDVAIQCTYASKVVITPGYGLAVAQAQHTLKEVANILEERGVTVKYGIHPVAGRMPGHMNVLLAEADVPYDQLYDMDEINPEFKSTDVVLIIGANDVVNPAAKTSPGSPIYGMPILNVDEAKRTIVFKRSMSPGYAGIDNDLFYSDKNQMFFGDAKKSLQELATALKELD
- a CDS encoding NAD(P) transhydrogenase subunit alpha produces the protein MEAFIFNLFIFVLASFVGFELITKVPPTLHTPLMSGANAISGITLIGALIIAGGPDSVYAQWIGFAAIIFATINVVGGFMVTDRMLEMFKKKEGEK